GAGAAGATATGTCTTGTTTGCCACAAAAAGGTCAGACGGTCTAAGAGGACTGATCTTGGACTCCACCGACTCGGCATCATTCCAGTTCAGTATGGTTGTCAATGAAGCTTGGCcggccagcttcttgacctcAGCTACAGAGATAGAGGCATTATCTATGTGGAGTTTTGGCGCTCGAGTCGAAGCATGGTGTCTCGTAATCTTGAGCAAGTCACCCCGGCCGTAATTGAACAatatggcatcatcttcacgCACACTTCTCATTGCGTTAGGGCTCTCAAAACCCTCAACTATGTGCGTTAGGACGCTGTTTTCTTGCCCTAGGTTCACAAAAGCTTCAATATTctcaggaagaagagagagaatatcTCTTTCGTTGGCATATGAGTGAATGAAGACTTGAGCGGGGTCAAAATTGCAGTCTTCTTCCGAAGATGTGCTAAAGAATACGTCAATTCCTTGAGCGGCGGCCACGTTTGCAATAAGCTTAGCTAGCAAAACATCGGCATCATGGACCCAAATGCGCCATCTGATGCCAGAAATAATGCTCTCGGCAATAAGAGTTCCAAGGAGCACTTGTGATTCAGTTGCAAGATCAAAGTCTTGAGGGAGAGGCAATAAATCCGCTACCGGCGCATTCAGAGTTGACAGAACCGAAGGAGAGAATATTGCGACTTTGCGACCTGATCCGACAACTGTTCCTAGACAAAGATAAAGAGCTTTGCTATTTCTAGCCCTGAGAGGTAGCAGAGAGGAAGCGTGAACCTTTATTTGTGCAAGCTCAGATGAGATAACAGCATTTATTGAGCTTTGCACTCTTTGGAATGAATAGGACCCTTCTGCGGCAACAAACTCGACGCGGTTCTCAGCCAGAGATAACGGACTCGTAATATCTCTCCGAACGGAATTGAGTCTGTCATTCATTTCGTTGCTGGCAACAATTCTGGGGATATAGAGACCGCTCTTCTCCACGGCAAGTTCCCATTCGTCAGCCCACAGTACATCCTCAAAATCCCCGGAGTTGACGCAAATTGTACGAAGCAGAGTCTCAGTAAACAATCGAGGTTCTGGGGTTATCGTGTCCACATCCAAGAATTGAAGTCTCAAGTTGGGCAGCTCGTGCATGGCAGCTctgccaaggccaacaaCCATGTTGCTCAGCGGATTCTCAGCGCGACATCCTTTCGTGGCCCAGAGAACAAATTTGGAGTCTTTAAATACTGACTGAACTCCACTAAATCTCTCCGGCGTGATGTCTTGGAACGTTGGAACATCTAGCTCAGAGAGAACCAACACAGTAGCTCCATCTGGGACTTCTTTAACATCTTCAAGTCTGTTGATGAGGGTCACGTTGGAAGCGATGGGCTGGAGGAGGTCTCTTGCTGTCTGTACAATCTTCTCAACTTCGGGTGATTGTCCACCTATGATGATCAAATCATCGACCTGAGGTATCGCGCTCGTCCAAGCAGTGGGATCACGCAAAACGTTGATGCGCTCGTCAACTGCCTGGCTGACAATAAGTGACGCAAGGTATCTTTTGGGATCGTGATAATCTCTATACGCCGCGTCCACTCCAGAGAACCCAGTGGCTAGTAGATCTTTGTTCCACCGTTCTTCAGAAGTCGTAGGACAATAGACACGCCCATCATCACGCCCAAGCCACCATCCAGGTAGATGAGAAGAGATGAACTGCGGTAGCACGGCGTCATTGGTAACTTCATTGAGAATCAGGTAACCGCCTGCCTTCAATAGAGTCCGGCAATTGGCCAATGTCTTTTTTAGGGACTTGGTAGCGTGCAGAGCGTTTGAAGACATGATGACATCAAAGGAATGTTCTTCAAAGCCCTGTCCCAGGGGATCACGCTCAATATCCAGCACAGCCCATTCCATCATGGATGAGTACTCTCGGAATCGCTCCTGCGCAGCTTCGAAAAAACCAGCTGAGATATCTGTATAGGTATACGAATGGCAACGGCCCACAAGTTCCTTCAGCATATGGACACTAGCACCACCAGTACCGGCACCAATCTCCAGAACTTTCAGGCGTGGGTAACGGTGAGCCAGTTGGCTGGTTACAGTGACAAGATGACTGTAAGTTTGTCGGAATGGGACTGCTTCAGCGTAAAGCCTCGTGAGCATATCGTCTTGCATCATGACCTGCAAGGCTGGTAGCTCGCCTCGAAGAATGGAAGGCTGGACTTCTCCGAGCGCCGATATCATCTGCAATTCCACCATTCCTGGATATTTCGCCctccaagctgctgcatcttccGCCGTATCAGTAACCCATTCCTTTTTGATACGCGGGTGTTGTCCAGCTTCAATCTTGGGAAGAAGATAATTCACAATCCAGTCAAATTGGATCTGGAAGTGCTCATCCATCTTGGGGATATCCTCTGGCTTGATCGCATCGCGGAGTCGCCTGTGGTAAAAGTAGGCAAGACGCTCACAAGTATCGCCATActcgacctcttcttcagtcAGGTACTCAATCTTCTCAGGATCAATGCCACTGGCAATGTCTCTCTTCCAGACAGTCTTTGCAAAAAGCTTACGATCGTTCTGTGGAGTAGCCTTGGTGAAAGACGAGCAGGTCAGAGCGTGCAGCTGGATCTGTGGGTGTCCTATGGCAGTCGAAGTAATATCAACGTCGCCCTGGATTTTCTTTGAGTTTGCATCTCTGAGGTAGCAGTCAGCTAGCAGCTCGGAAAATGCATCTGCGAATGCAGAGGCTTCCAAGGCAGCAGGATTGATGCGAACACGGCGCACGTTAGTTGGAAGATATGGGGTCCAAAGCTGGCCATCTCCAGGGAATGCCAAGGCAGTGAAAATTCCATGAAAGGCAGCATCAAGAGTCGCAGGATGTAGACGGAGCCTATCATTATCAAGACGCTTAAGTGTTACCGTCGACACGTTCAATCGTCTTTCGACAGCCTCAATTGTAAAGTCTCCCGTGTAGCGAAGGCCGACTTGCTCCATGTACTTGTAAAGACGATCTACGCCAACAGGTTTCATTGGTAGCTTCGGTGCAATTCTGGGCGGCAAAGCATCCACAGCAGGCTTTCCAAGACGGACGATTGCACGTCCAGTGAAATTTGTACTCTCAGAGTGCTCAGTGACTTCTCCATCCACTTTGCAGCTGTAGCACGAATATTCAGCTGTGATGTTATCTGAGGATCGATCTATGACTCGGATAGTAAAAGTCACTTCTGTGCCAGCTGCATCATCCTCCAGAGTAATAGCGCGGTGAATGACTAGATCCTCAAGTTCGATAAGTCGCACCTCTTCGTGTTCAGCTGCAAGACGTATGGATGCTTCATATGCCATGGACACGTATCCAGCAGCTGGGAAGAGGACTTGGTTCTGGAAGATGTGTCCTCGCAGCCATTCCATCTCTTGAATTCTCATCACATTGCGCCAAGTGACCTCGCGATTGTTTCCATGAGACGTAGGGTAACCGAGTAGTTCGTGAATCGGGTTTTTGCGGGACCGATAGATTCGCGACTTTCGGGATTCTTTCCACAGCTTACTGGCATGATCCCAAGGATAGGGTGGGAGGCCTTTAAGAGTCATGGCCCGACCAACATCATCCCCAAGGCATGCCTTTCTAAATCCGGCAAAATCCACGacgggagaaggagattggAACTTGGACCAGATAAAACCAAGAGCGTCTGAAAAGGCCTCCATGTCATCCTGCCCTCGGCTTAGGACACCAGAATATGGTATATCCAAACCAGTGAGATTCTTCAAACTCTCCGATGCAGGTGCCTTGAGGGCAAAATGCGGCCCTACTTCCAATGCAATATCGTGACAGTGCTCTTCAGTAACAGCTCTGTCAATAGCTTGCGAAAATAGCACTGGTTTGACCATGTTATCTACCCAGTAGATATCCTTGAAAGCATCCGTATCGTCAATCGAGCGGCCGTTTGAACCGTAAACACTAGAGTACCACTTGCATTTCAGCTTATCAGTCTTAATCCTGATATTTAGCCTTTTCAGGGATTCAAGATATGGCCCTGCGCAAGGCTGCATATGATGCGAATGGTAGGCTTTGTCAACCTTGAGAAGTCTTGCAAATGATTGCTGGCCATCAAGTAgctccttggcttcatccacgGCATCTGCATCACCAGAAAGAGTGACGCTGGATCGAGAATTGCTGGCTGCTACATGAATTCTGCCTGCAAGTTTATCTTGTGAGCAGAATGCACGCGCTTGCTCCAGTCCCATGccaatcgccatcatcttgcCTTTCTGACCGTTTGGTCCACCAGCCAAGTGAGCGTGAACACCACGGTAGTACGCGATCCGGATCGCATCGGCAGCCTCGATATAACCAGCAGCATAAGCCGCGCCAATCTCTCCAGATGAGTGGCCGACAACAGCGCTGAACGTGATGCCGGAAGCATAGAGAAGATCGACAAGTGCAACTTGCAAGGCTGTGCATAAAGGCTGTGAGATGGCTGCCTCGTGTATTCTGGACTTTTCGGGTGATGCCATTAGCTCGGACACAAGCGACCAGGATGGCGCATCGGGCAAATTCTTCAGGGAGTTTTCAAGCCGGTCAATCGTGTGTTTAAAGGTGGCTGATTTCTCATAAAGACGGCGGCCCATagaaggccattgagcaCCCTGGCCTGTAAAGACGCCCAATATCCGCGCTGGGAGATCCTCCGTAACATGAATTCCTTTCGTAGCGATTGAGTTTGACTTTGATTCCACATCGTCTAATTTCTCGATGAGTCCTTCGGCGGTAGATGAAGAGACATACATCTTGTATGGGAATTGTGTGCGACGACACTGCATCGTCCAGGCTAGGTTGGAGAGATTTGCTATTTTGCCAGCCTTCAAAGCTTCCGAAATATGGCGAGCCCTGGCCAACAAAGCCTTCTCTGTGTTGGCGGACAGAGTGAGCGGGCCGCAAGGAACTTGAAGAGCATCCTCCTGATGAATGTCCTCAGGAGCCCAGCTCTCAAGGATGACGTGCGCATTGGTTCCTCCAAATCCAAAGCTGTTGACACTTGCGCGCCTTGGAGTACCAGGAGGCAGTGTAGGCCATGCTCTGGCTTTCGTCGGTACGTGGAGGTTAGTGTAGAAGGGCGAGATTTTGGGGTTGAGTTTGTTAAAGTGCATGTTGGGAGGGATTATTCCGTTCTGGATAGCCAGAGAGGCTTTCAATAATCCAGCTAAACCTGCAGTTCCTTCCAAATGGCCGATTACCGTCTTTATTGATCCAACATAAAGAGGCTCATCCGCTTCAAGACTTGTCGAGCgatcttcgtcttcgtcgttcTCTGGGAAGAATGCGTCTCTAACCGCCCTAGCTTCGATTGCTGCAAATCATGTTAATTGCTATGGTTGTAAATACTCGGTGATAAAAATTACTTACGATCTCCTGCGTTAGTTCCTGTGCCGTGAGCCTCAAAATACTGACAACGGTCCTCCTTTTTCCGCCAATCTAAGCCGGCCCTGGCATATGTAGACCGAATCAAGGCTGTCTGTGATGTAGAGCTAGGCATGGTGATACCAGATGTGCGACCATCCTGGTTAACGCCCGTTTCTCGGATTATGCACTCGATATGATCACCATCTGCAATTGCTTGGCTCAGAGTCTTGAGAAGCACTGACGCAAAGCCTTCACCTCGCGCATagccatcagctccagcgtcCCACATGCGTGATCTGCCTGTCGGAGATAACATGTGAAGCTGTGAAATTAGCCGTGTTAGCATCCAAACATTACTTTGATCGTCTCGATCAACGTACCTTGGATTCGAGGATATATGGATCAGGGCCGAGAATCAAATTCACACCGGCTGCCACCGCCAGTGACGATTCTCCGCTCCTGAGTGTTTGCACGGCATGATGCAATGCTACCAAACTTGACGAACATGCCGTGTCTATCGTGGATGATGGCCCTTTCCAGTCGAAAAAGTATGAGACTCGATTGGACAAAATGGCTCTAGAGATACCGGTCGCTGCATACTGTGGTGCACTGTCTACGTCTCGCAGTAATAAATCGGAGTAGTCCTGAGTCATCTGTCCCACGAAAATGGCAGTCTGAGATCCCTTCATCTCTTGGATCGAGTATCCTGCCGCTTCCATGCACTCAAAAACAATCTCCAGTAGCATGCGCTGCTGGGGATCCATAGactctgcttcttttgggTGGATATTGAAGAAGTTGTGGTCGAATTCGCGGAAATCTTCGTCGAGGAGATACGAATGCCTCACATTCGTGCTCTAAATGTTCAAAAACAATTGTCAGCCTTTCTCTCAATTTTCCAGAACAATACAATTGCTATTTCTTACGCCGTGGTATTCTCCATTGTCGTTGTAAAATCCTTCTGGATTGAAACGACTTTCTGGTATCTCCTTGAGAATATCCTTGGGGTTCTTTAGCAGCTCCCATAGCTTTGATGGGGAGCTTGAGCTGCCGGGGAAGCGGCAGCTGCTTCCCACAATGGCAATGGGTTCAGTGGTGAACTCGGACTTTGCCATTTTAGATGTCTTGCGGAACGTATTGTTGGTATTCCCAGTGAACGATGGCAAATTATTTCATAAGACTGGTTAAGGAACACCAACTATGTCTACTAAACTGTCACGAGGAGCGGGTGAGGCTACAGTCTTGAGTATTCATCACTAGCTACTCGACGAATGCAAATTATTTTTGGAATAGTCTACTACGGATGTTAGGAAGATCTGACATACCGTCGGGCATTTTCATCCGGCTACCAATTTATTGATATGCCGGCTCTCGCGACGGGACTTGTGTACCTCTCCGGCCATCGCTGCCATGTCAGGCAAGTCTTCGTTTCGTGTTCAGATACTGACGGTCGGTGCAATTCGCTTACTGTGGAGTTGTGAATGGCCCCGCCGACCGGCCGGCCGATTATTGCGGGCTTGGGTGTCGGGAGGTTGCTGACTGTATCCCGTAATACTCATGAGAGCTGCCTTTCCTATCAAGGCACGGAGTATCCACTGAATATCCAAGTGTTCCAGAACCAGGTCTAAGATCTGATATAGACAATATGGATAAGACTCTGGTGATGATCAACAGAAACGCTTGCATACGGGAAACTGTGCAAAGCTGTAACTTACGCGCTATTTAGAATCATGACCGTCCGAAGCACCTTGGTGGGCAAAGACGTTGGCCAATATGAACTTGTTCACGGAGTTCCAGTTCCACAGGCAGGACCCGATCAGGTCGTCTGCAAGGTTGGAGCTATTGCCCTGAACCCGACAGACTGGAAGATGGTGGATTTTTCTGTGGTGCCAGGCGCAGTTGGTGGGCACGATTTTGCTGGAGAAGTGATTGAGGTTGGGGAAGGTGTGACGCGATTAAAGAAGGGCGATAGAGTGCTTGGGCTTGCCATTGGCTTCAATGCAGATGACATGAGGATGGGCGCCTTCACAGACTACGCCGTCACATACGCCCATGGCGCTTGGAAGATACCAGACTGGATGTCATATGATGAAGCGGCTACATATGGTGTCGGGATTGGAACAGCAACATTAGCTCTTTACCAAACACTTGCTTTGCCGCCTCCCGTAGTGGACGACGATGGCAAGGTTAcagccaagaagcaaaagaagccaaTATATGTGTTGATAGCAGGAGGAGCGACTGCAACTGGCACCATTGC
This genomic stretch from Trichoderma breve strain T069 chromosome 1, whole genome shotgun sequence harbors:
- a CDS encoding AMP-binding enzyme domain-containing protein — encoded protein: MAKSEFTTEPIAIVGSSCRFPGSSSSPSKLWELLKNPKDILKEIPESRFNPEGFYNDNGEYHGSTNVRHSYLLDEDFREFDHNFFNIHPKEAESMDPQQRMLLEIVFECMEAAGYSIQEMKGSQTAIFVGQMTQDYSDLLLRDVDSAPQYAATDTACSSSLVALHHAVQTLRSGESSLAVAAGVNLILGPDPYILESKLHMLSPTGRSRMWDAGADGYARGEGFASVLLKTLSQAIADGDHIECIIRETGVNQDGRTSGITMPSSTSQTALIRSTYARAGLDWRKKEDRCQYFEAHGTGTNAGDPIEARAVRDAFFPENDEDEDRSTSLEADEPLYVGSIKTVIGHLEGTAGLAGLLKASLAIQNGIIPPNMHFNKLNPKISPFYTNLHVPTKARAWPTLPPGTPRRASVNSFGFGGTNAHVILESWAPEDIHQEDALQVPCGPLTLSANTEKALLARARHISEALKAGKIANLSNLAWTMQCRRTQFPYKMYVSSSTAEGLIEKLDDVESKSNSIATKGIHVTEDLPARILGVFTGQGAQWPSMGRRLYEKSATFKHTIDRLENSLKNLPDAPSWSLVSELMASPEKSRIHEAAISQPLCTALQVALVDLLYASGITFSAVVGHSSGEIGAAYAAGYIEAADAIRIAYYRGVHAHLAGGPNGQKGKMMAIGMGLEQARAFCSQDKLAGRIHVAASNSRSSVTLSGDADAVDEAKELLDGQQSFARLLKVDKAYHSHHMQPCAGPYLESLKRLNIRIKTDKLKCKWYSSVYGSNGRSIDDTDAFKDIYWVDNMVKPVLFSQAIDRAVTEEHCHDIALEVGPHFALKAPASESLKNLTGLDIPYSGVLSRGQDDMEAFSDALGFIWSKFQSPSPVVDFAGFRKACLGDDVGRAMTLKGLPPYPWDHASKLWKESRKSRIYRSRKNPIHELLGYPTSHGNNREVTWRNVMRIQEMEWLRGHIFQNQVLFPAAGYVSMAYEASIRLAAEHEEVRLIELEDLVIHRAITLEDDAAGTEVTFTIRVIDRSSDNITAEYSCYSCKVDGEVTEHSESTNFTGRAIVRLGKPAVDALPPRIAPKLPMKPVGVDRLYKYMEQVGLRYTGDFTIEAVERRLNVSTVTLKRLDNDRLRLHPATLDAAFHGIFTALAFPGDGQLWTPYLPTNVRRVRINPAALEASAFADAFSELLADCYLRDANSKKIQGDVDITSTAIGHPQIQLHALTCSSFTKATPQNDRKLFAKTVWKRDIASGIDPEKIEYLTEEEVEYGDTCERLAYFYHRRLRDAIKPEDIPKMDEHFQIQFDWIVNYLLPKIEAGQHPRIKKEWVTDTAEDAAAWRAKYPGMVELQMISALGEVQPSILRGELPALQVMMQDDMLTRLYAEAVPFRQTYSHLVTVTSQLAHRYPRLKVLEIGAGTGGASVHMLKELVGRCHSYTYTDISAGFFEAAQERFREYSSMMEWAVLDIERDPLGQGFEEHSFDVIMSSNALHATKSLKKTLANCRTLLKAGGYLILNEVTNDAVLPQFISSHLPGWWLGRDDGRVYCPTTSEERWNKDLLATGFSGVDAAYRDYHDPKRYLASLIVSQAVDERINVLRDPTAWTSAIPQVDDLIIIGGQSPEVEKIVQTARDLLQPIASNVTLINRLEDVKEVPDGATVLVLSELDVPTFQDITPERFSGVQSVFKDSKFVLWATKGCRAENPLSNMVVGLGRAAMHELPNLRLQFLDVDTITPEPRLFTETLLRTICVNSGDFEDVLWADEWELAVEKSGLYIPRIVASNEMNDRLNSVRRDITSPLSLAENRVEFVAAEGSYSFQRVQSSINAVISSELAQIKVHASSLLPLRARNSKALYLCLGTVVGSGRKVAIFSPSVLSTLNAPVADLLPLPQDFDLATESQVLLGTLIAESIISGIRWRIWVHDADVLLAKLIANVAAAQGIDVFFSTSSEEDCNFDPAQVFIHSYANERDILSLLPENIEAFVNLGQENSVLTHIVEGFESPNAMRSVREDDAILFNYGRDNASISVAEVKKLAGQASLTTILNWNDAESVESKISPLRPSDLFVANKTYLLVGLASQLGMSVCDWMVKHGARNLVVTSRSPGRVDTAVLEDLRRRGANVKVLPLDITDKEGLLRLHKEVSETMPPIAGVANAAMVLNDKLFTNMSLEDFEVALRPKVKGTQNLDELFHSTPLDFFICFSSLTCVMGNPGQSNYAAANMYMHSLVRQRKQRGVAASIIDIAFLLGVGFVDRNLEQYEDHLKKFGYMRISEPEFHGVFAEAIAAGQPTSKEDPEIIIGIGEEPNAPWYSNPRFATYVRHESNEEDSDNQQAQSSQSVKGRLAAAKNSEDALAILQGACAEKLAMILQVHADVIDHSTPLLVLGIDSLVSVEIRSWFLKEVNVDMPVLKILSGASLAEICQDALVLLPPTLISSAETSAPTTDAAPAVNNDLLSSANMQKLKVPSSAPTEVSTLKMEDNASALMSRASTGSSSVSEVTSVEEPVYERVSEMTPGQSRLYFLNVYLEDKATYNVTMSGKLQGPFEMSRLKKALSTIVKKHEGLRSSFFLNDATGKAMQGVGKEARIAIEHKNIQDNGEIQATLDAMKTTEFNLESGVWMKIQVLSLSRTQHHIIFTFHHIALDGVSWAIFLSELNKAYAGGDFSSPVQQAIDLANKQQQKAAPEKVQKELQFWKDVYGTLPEPLPLFPISRVQCRQVLKSYDTETLDVMLSRSLVSQIKQASGEMHVTPFHFYLSSIAAFVSRCLGVNDFSIGILDANRATAEDMTTIGYFTNILPLRFKTDADESFSTLAKRTRDITLAALSNSNADFDTILDVLKVPRSGDQNPLFQIAVNYRLGGSRTMPLGNCEIEWTSTTDARNPYDLIIDISEIAEGTIISFTTQRYLYSAEDTNKLLSWYTHTVEGFANDTSREALDCLLATPSEIENAISPGRGESLEIDWKTPTLAHKVQEIASQYPESIAVKDGYGQQLTYAQMMQRVGQIASELSNLPAGSYVGILLHPAADSICALMAILILGLVYVPLDLRNPEGRLAAIVADCKPSAIIYQEETQTTAENLASTVEKSKVKLVCTSKLPQDVQSSIQCVANPNAPGFAIYTSGSTGTPKGVLLTHHALLNQIWAISKVYRLGKEVVLQQSSSGFDLHLEQIFSALANGGTVVVASKEARGDAIEIANLIFSEGVTYTVFVPSEYLYLLHYGSDALKKCASWKFAFSGGEKITPQLRHSFKRLGLSDLQLINLYGPAEASLSCTRYTVPYATDDSEAASPAGFVQPNYTVVVVDERGNPLPVGFPGEICIGGAGVASGYVNRPEETAAKFIANTISSRQDVAARGWDRLYRTGDKGRMLESGLLDFMGRLEGDSQVKIRGMRIELEEIGNIIIESAGSAIVDAAVSLRNSDMIAAFVVFSDEFTEDKNVFLSQLRAKLPLPAYMCPTHILAIDQIPRNASGKKDRYKINSLPLPSVVSGDGHNEGLTDLEAQVIAVWQDVLPAAIEPIQLSPDSDFFFVGGNSLLLLKLRSELKMAFSCDLTLPELFQVSTVRDMALKIQANGSENELQGQSIDWNKELRSLCDGLVPQSYLSSAKTSATKSGLSVILTGATGFLGRHILQHLVNDERVGEIHCVAIRSAANGELRHVHISSPKIIEYAGDLGDRNLGLSSSDFKDIVARADVIIHNGADVSFMKTYRSLRRPNVLSTRYLAEMALARSIPFHFVSTASVASFYDGKHLPETSIQGLDNLPKDGRNGYAASKWMSEALLESLADNHGVRSWIHRPTSIIGADAPDMDIVASLYNYSKLLKAVPRFPKAVSGTFDFVSVQSVANSIADAAVASHHCSDEKVPLQDFAKYMEKTEGGVFDELESKVWFEKAREAGLNRLVCEYLESTVGAGEILSLPTLLKGKN